In Thermomonas paludicola, the following are encoded in one genomic region:
- the mfd gene encoding transcription-repair coupling factor, with translation MPDSALSFDIPLPRAGQTRAYWRQPASTTALACALLAAARRHAGPVLAIARDNHAAHQLESDLRTLAAGGDALPVLGFPDWETLPYDRFSPHPEIVSQRLATLARLPELARGIVVVPVTTLMQRLAPRTHVLGNRFSVRVGQRMDMDAEKRRLESAGYRNVPQVYDPGDFAVRGGLLDVYPMGADAPFRLELLDDEIDSIRAFDPESQRSLEKIQSIELLPGREVPLDDANVQRALDALRERFDIDTRRSALVQDLKAGLAPAGIEYYLPLFFAPRRGAGSSTETLFDYLAPDALPLLCDGALEAADSAWAHTGQRYEQLRHDVERPLLPPTDLWLAPDALREVLNRGDRIEVCGAAHPRHGDARALPVQPAPALPLVAKDQPPGQAMRDFLRSYPGRVLIATDSAGRREALLEVLQAAGLQPEVFESWAAFALARHSREGGNDGLEDSRFRGNDSATFAISVAPFDDGFALDAPALCVLTERQLFPERAASPRRRKRAGREPEAIIRDLGELTLGAPIVHEDHGVGRYRGLVAMDVGGMPGEFLDIEYAKGDRLYVPVAQLDRISRYSGANPDTAPLHNLGGEQWAKAKKKAADKVRDVAAELLEIQAKRQARRGLAIDVDRAMYEPFAATFPFEETPDQHAAIEAVLRDLASSQPMDRVVCGDVGFGKTEVAVRAAFATASAGKQVAVLVPTTLLAEQHYRNFRDRFADWPLRVEVLSRFKSKKEIAAELEKLADGKLDVIVGTHRLLQPDVKFTDLGLVIVDEEQRFGVRQKESLKKLRANVHLLTLTATPIPRTLNMAMSGLRDLSIIATPPANRLAVQTFVHAWDEALLNEAFQRELARGGQVYFLHNDVESIGRMRDELQALVPDARIGIAHGQMPERELERVMLDFQKQRFNVLLCSTIIESGIDIPNANTIVINRADKFGLAQLHQLRGRVGRSHHRAYAYLLVPDHRSISADARKRLDAISSMDELGAGFTLATHDLEIRGAGELLGEDQSGQMAEVGFSLYTELLERAVRSIKQGKLPDTDDSDRFGADVDLHVPALIPDDYLPDPHARLTLYKRISAARDADALRELQVEMIDRFGLLHEATKHLFATADMKLQATALGIRKLDLGGNGGRIQFVEKPNVDPMAVIRLIQGQPKHYRMDGPDKLRITLELPDAATRFNAARGLLAALRPS, from the coding sequence ATGCCTGATTCCGCCCTGTCTTTCGATATCCCGTTGCCGCGCGCCGGCCAGACCCGCGCCTACTGGCGCCAGCCGGCCTCCACCACCGCGCTGGCCTGCGCCCTGCTTGCCGCCGCGCGGCGCCACGCCGGGCCAGTGCTGGCGATCGCGCGCGACAATCACGCCGCACACCAGCTGGAATCCGACCTGCGCACGCTCGCCGCAGGCGGCGACGCCTTGCCGGTGCTGGGCTTCCCGGACTGGGAAACCCTGCCCTACGACCGCTTCAGCCCGCATCCGGAGATCGTCAGCCAGCGGTTGGCGACGCTGGCCCGGCTGCCCGAACTCGCCCGCGGGATCGTGGTGGTGCCGGTCACCACGCTGATGCAGCGCCTCGCCCCGCGCACGCACGTGCTGGGCAACCGCTTCAGCGTGCGCGTGGGCCAGCGGATGGACATGGACGCCGAGAAGCGGCGCCTGGAGTCGGCCGGCTATCGCAACGTGCCGCAGGTGTACGACCCCGGCGATTTCGCCGTGCGTGGCGGGCTGCTGGACGTGTATCCGATGGGTGCCGACGCGCCGTTCCGGCTGGAACTGCTGGACGACGAGATCGACAGCATCCGCGCCTTCGATCCGGAGAGCCAGCGGTCGCTGGAGAAGATCCAGTCCATCGAACTGCTGCCGGGGCGCGAGGTTCCGCTGGACGATGCCAACGTGCAGCGCGCATTGGATGCGCTGCGCGAGCGCTTCGACATCGACACGCGCCGCAGCGCACTGGTGCAGGACCTGAAAGCCGGGCTGGCACCGGCCGGCATCGAGTACTACCTGCCGCTGTTCTTCGCGCCACGCCGTGGCGCAGGCAGCAGCACCGAAACGCTGTTCGACTACCTTGCGCCCGACGCGCTGCCGCTGCTGTGCGACGGCGCATTGGAGGCCGCCGACAGCGCCTGGGCGCACACCGGCCAACGCTACGAACAACTGCGCCACGACGTGGAACGCCCGCTGCTGCCGCCCACCGACCTGTGGCTGGCGCCGGATGCGCTGCGTGAAGTGCTCAATCGCGGCGACCGCATCGAGGTCTGCGGCGCGGCGCATCCGCGCCACGGCGATGCGCGCGCCCTGCCGGTACAGCCCGCGCCCGCGCTGCCGCTGGTGGCGAAGGATCAGCCTCCCGGCCAGGCCATGCGCGATTTCCTGCGCAGCTACCCGGGCCGGGTACTGATCGCCACCGACTCCGCCGGCCGCCGCGAAGCACTGCTGGAAGTACTGCAGGCGGCGGGACTGCAGCCTGAAGTGTTTGAGAGCTGGGCTGCTTTCGCCCTTGCTCGTCATTCCCGCGAAGGCGGGAATGACGGCTTGGAAGATTCCCGCTTTCGCGGGAATGACAGCGCGACATTTGCCATCTCCGTCGCCCCCTTCGACGACGGCTTCGCGCTGGACGCGCCTGCGCTCTGCGTCCTCACCGAGCGCCAGCTGTTCCCCGAACGCGCCGCCTCACCGCGTCGCCGCAAACGCGCCGGTCGCGAGCCGGAAGCGATCATCCGCGACCTGGGCGAACTCACCCTGGGTGCGCCCATCGTCCACGAAGACCATGGCGTGGGCCGCTATCGCGGGCTGGTGGCGATGGACGTCGGCGGCATGCCCGGCGAATTCCTCGACATCGAATACGCCAAGGGCGATCGCCTGTACGTGCCGGTGGCGCAGCTGGACCGCATCAGCCGCTACTCCGGCGCCAACCCCGACACCGCGCCACTGCATAACCTGGGTGGCGAGCAGTGGGCGAAGGCGAAGAAAAAAGCCGCCGACAAGGTCCGCGACGTCGCCGCCGAGCTGCTGGAGATCCAGGCGAAACGACAGGCACGGCGGGGCCTGGCCATCGACGTGGACCGGGCGATGTACGAACCGTTCGCCGCCACCTTCCCGTTCGAGGAAACGCCCGACCAGCACGCCGCCATCGAAGCGGTCTTGCGCGACCTGGCGTCCTCGCAACCGATGGACCGGGTGGTCTGCGGCGACGTCGGCTTCGGCAAGACCGAAGTGGCCGTGCGCGCCGCGTTCGCAACCGCCAGCGCCGGCAAACAAGTGGCGGTGCTGGTGCCCACCACGCTGCTGGCCGAGCAGCACTATCGCAACTTCCGCGACCGTTTCGCCGATTGGCCGCTGCGGGTGGAAGTGCTGTCGCGCTTCAAGAGCAAGAAAGAGATTGCGGCGGAACTCGAAAAGCTGGCCGACGGAAAGCTCGACGTCATCGTCGGCACCCATCGCCTGCTGCAACCGGACGTGAAATTCACCGATCTCGGGCTGGTCATCGTCGACGAAGAGCAGCGTTTCGGCGTGCGCCAAAAGGAAAGCCTGAAGAAGCTGCGCGCCAACGTGCACCTGCTGACGCTGACCGCGACGCCGATCCCGCGCACGCTGAACATGGCGATGAGCGGACTGCGCGACCTGTCCATCATCGCCACCCCGCCAGCCAACCGCCTGGCGGTGCAAACCTTCGTCCACGCCTGGGACGAGGCGCTGCTGAACGAAGCCTTCCAGCGCGAGCTGGCACGTGGCGGCCAGGTGTATTTCCTGCACAACGACGTGGAAAGCATCGGCCGCATGCGCGACGAACTGCAGGCCCTCGTCCCCGATGCCCGCATCGGCATCGCCCACGGGCAGATGCCGGAGCGCGAACTGGAACGGGTGATGCTCGATTTCCAGAAGCAACGTTTCAACGTGCTGCTGTGCTCCACCATCATCGAATCCGGCATCGACATCCCCAACGCCAACACCATCGTCATCAACCGCGCCGACAAGTTCGGCCTGGCCCAGCTGCACCAGCTGCGCGGCCGCGTCGGCCGCAGCCACCATCGCGCCTACGCCTACCTGCTGGTGCCCGATCACCGCAGCATCAGCGCCGATGCACGCAAGCGGCTGGACGCGATTTCCTCGATGGACGAACTCGGTGCCGGCTTCACCCTGGCCACCCACGATCTGGAAATCCGCGGCGCCGGCGAACTGCTGGGCGAAGACCAGAGCGGGCAGATGGCGGAAGTGGGCTTCAGCCTCTACACCGAACTGCTGGAGCGCGCGGTGCGCAGCATCAAGCAAGGCAAGCTGCCCGATACCGACGACAGCGACCGCTTCGGCGCCGACGTGGACCTGCACGTGCCGGCGCTGATCCCCGATGACTACCTGCCGGATCCGCACGCGCGCCTGACGCTTTACAAACGCATCAGCGCCGCGCGCGATGCCGATGCGCTGCGCGAGCTGCAAGTGGAGATGATCGACCGTTTCGGCCTGCTGCACGAGGCCACCAAGCATCTGTTCGCCACTGCGGACATGAAGCTTCAGGCCACGGCGCTCGGCATCCGCAAACTGGATCTGGGCGGCAACGGCGGCCGCATCCAGTTCGTGGAGAAACCCAATGTCGATCCGATGGCGGTGATCCGCCTGATCCAGGGCCAGCCCAAGCACTACCGAATGGACGGCCCGGACAAACTGCGCATCACCCTGGAACTGCCCGACGCGGCCACCCGCTTCAACGCCGCACGCGGCCTGCTGGCCGCGCTGCGGCCGAGCTAG
- a CDS encoding GNAT family N-acetyltransferase, which translates to MAARNRMPPWHEHIRLANGRDILIRPIRPEDAGPMQASFTLLEPGEIRQRFLHPMKELSAQQADVLTRPDPRRDFALVAAEPLPPGEALVGAVARICIDNNGKDAEFAILVSHYVNGMGLGRHLMRRLVRWAKGRKVQRVYGDVLESNLPMQALAQSLGFHREATGEAGLVRVVLDIPPPKPRHPPLPSMPLSASR; encoded by the coding sequence ATGGCCGCCCGCAACCGCATGCCCCCGTGGCACGAACATATCCGCCTCGCCAACGGGCGCGACATCCTGATCCGCCCCATCCGGCCGGAAGATGCCGGCCCGATGCAGGCATCCTTCACCCTGCTGGAACCCGGCGAAATCCGCCAGCGCTTCCTGCATCCGATGAAAGAGCTGAGCGCGCAGCAGGCCGACGTGCTGACCCGGCCCGACCCGCGCCGCGACTTCGCGCTGGTGGCTGCCGAGCCGCTGCCGCCAGGCGAAGCGCTGGTCGGCGCAGTGGCGCGCATCTGCATCGACAACAACGGCAAGGACGCCGAATTCGCCATTCTGGTCAGCCACTACGTCAACGGCATGGGCCTGGGTCGCCACCTGATGCGGCGGCTGGTGCGCTGGGCCAAGGGGCGCAAGGTGCAACGCGTGTACGGCGACGTGCTGGAAAGCAACCTGCCGATGCAGGCGTTGGCGCAGTCGCTGGGCTTCCACCGCGAAGCCACCGGCGAAGCCGGCCTGGTGCGCGTGGTGCTGGATATTCCACCGCCCAAACCCAGACACCCGCCGTTGCCGTCGATGCCGTTATCCGCCAGCCGGTAA
- the creC gene encoding two-component system sensor histidine kinase CreC, protein MKIALRVLLGYFLIVALAALLLGNVFVQQVKPGVRQSMEDTLADTANVLAELASDDLLAGHMADGRFAERMRAMPQRELGARIWGETKHHASYRITVTDARGIVLYDSAGRDVGRDNSHWNDVYRTLRGQYGARSTRDDPADDASTVMYVAAPIFDKRDGDAKGRIAGVLTVSKPNRSIQPFIARSQQVILRWGAVLLGSALLVGLLMAWWLSRQLAALRRYADAVSAGERASLPAAAGEFADLGRALESMRAQLEGKQYVEHYVHTLTHELKSPLAAIRGAAELLEGPLPEPDRQRFVAHVGAQSRRMADLVDRLLELAALEHRQHIAHVERVELQPLLEAAAEDAAPRAQAAQVALRVRPAAGLPPLPGDPFLLRQLLANLLDNAIAFSERGAEVELRAGCEDGRAWVEVADRGSGVPAFALARVFERFYSLPRPRGGLRSSGLGLNFVAEIAKLHGGTVRLDNRAGGGAVARVELPAS, encoded by the coding sequence TTGAAGATCGCGCTGCGCGTGCTGTTGGGGTATTTCCTGATCGTGGCTCTGGCCGCGTTGCTGCTGGGCAACGTGTTCGTGCAGCAGGTCAAGCCCGGGGTGCGGCAATCGATGGAAGACACGCTGGCCGATACCGCCAACGTGCTGGCGGAACTGGCCAGCGACGACCTGCTGGCCGGGCACATGGCCGATGGCCGGTTTGCCGAGCGGATGCGGGCAATGCCGCAACGCGAGCTGGGCGCGCGGATCTGGGGCGAAACCAAGCATCACGCCAGCTACCGGATCACCGTGACTGACGCGCGCGGGATCGTCCTCTACGATTCGGCGGGCCGCGACGTGGGGCGCGACAATTCGCACTGGAATGATGTCTATCGGACCCTGCGCGGGCAGTACGGCGCACGCTCCACCCGCGATGATCCGGCGGATGACGCCAGCACGGTGATGTATGTAGCCGCGCCCATCTTTGACAAGCGCGATGGCGATGCAAAGGGGCGCATCGCCGGCGTGCTCACCGTGTCCAAGCCGAACCGCAGCATCCAGCCGTTCATCGCGCGCAGCCAGCAGGTGATCCTGCGTTGGGGCGCGGTGCTGTTGGGCAGCGCGTTGCTGGTCGGCTTGCTGATGGCGTGGTGGCTGTCGCGGCAGCTGGCCGCCCTGCGCCGCTATGCCGATGCGGTAAGCGCTGGCGAACGCGCCAGCCTGCCGGCCGCTGCGGGCGAGTTTGCCGATTTGGGGCGCGCGCTGGAGAGCATGCGCGCGCAGCTGGAGGGCAAACAGTATGTCGAGCATTACGTGCATACCCTGACCCACGAGCTGAAGAGCCCGTTGGCGGCCATTCGCGGCGCCGCCGAGCTGCTCGAAGGGCCGCTGCCGGAGCCAGATCGGCAGCGTTTCGTGGCCCATGTCGGCGCGCAGAGCCGGCGCATGGCGGACCTGGTGGATCGGCTGCTGGAGCTGGCGGCACTGGAACACCGGCAGCACATCGCGCATGTCGAACGGGTGGAGCTGCAGCCGCTTCTGGAGGCCGCGGCGGAGGATGCAGCGCCGCGCGCGCAGGCGGCGCAGGTGGCGCTGCGTGTGCGGCCGGCCGCCGGCTTGCCGCCGCTGCCGGGCGATCCTTTCCTGCTGCGGCAACTGCTGGCCAACCTGCTGGACAACGCGATCGCGTTTTCCGAGCGGGGCGCCGAGGTGGAACTGCGTGCCGGATGCGAGGATGGGCGCGCATGGGTCGAAGTGGCCGATCGCGGGTCGGGCGTGCCCGCGTTCGCGCTGGCGCGCGTGTTCGAGCGCTTCTATTCGCTGCCGCGTCCGCGCGGAGGTTTGCGCAGCAGCGGCCTTGGCCTGAACTTCGTGGCCGAAATCGCCAAGCTGCATGGCGGCACGGTGCGGCTGGACAATCGTGCCGGCGGTGGTGCCGTGGCCCGGGTCGAGCTTCCTGCCAGTTGA
- the creB gene encoding two-component system response regulator CreB, which yields MPAMPTILLAEDESAIAETVLYALRADGYAVEHVLLGGAVLPRLARGGIDLVILDVGLPDCSGFEVCRELRAVSAVPVVFLTARSDEIDRVLGLELGADDYMAKPFSLRELVARVRARLRRHEGGQAQRKGRFEVDAAACRISYAGHALDMTRYEHALLTELLRRPGAILSRAQLLDRVWQAALESGERTVDTHVKTLRAKLRAVTPERDPIRTHRGLGYSIDVD from the coding sequence ATGCCGGCCATGCCCACCATCCTGCTGGCCGAAGACGAAAGTGCCATCGCCGAAACCGTGCTGTATGCGCTGCGCGCCGACGGTTACGCGGTCGAGCACGTGTTGCTGGGCGGGGCCGTGTTGCCGCGCCTGGCGCGTGGCGGCATCGATCTGGTGATTCTGGATGTGGGTCTGCCGGATTGCAGCGGCTTCGAGGTGTGCCGGGAGTTGCGCGCGGTCAGTGCGGTGCCGGTGGTCTTCCTGACCGCGCGCAGCGACGAGATCGACCGCGTGCTGGGGCTGGAACTGGGCGCTGACGACTACATGGCGAAGCCGTTCTCGCTGCGCGAACTGGTGGCGCGGGTGCGCGCGCGCCTGCGCCGGCACGAGGGCGGGCAGGCGCAGCGCAAGGGGCGCTTCGAGGTGGATGCGGCGGCCTGCCGCATTTCCTATGCCGGGCATGCGCTGGACATGACCCGTTACGAGCATGCATTGCTGACCGAGCTGCTACGCCGGCCGGGTGCGATTCTCAGCCGCGCGCAGCTGCTGGACCGGGTTTGGCAGGCTGCGCTGGAGTCCGGCGAGCGCACCGTGGACACCCATGTGAAGACGCTGCGCGCCAAGCTGCGCGCTGTGACCCCGGAGCGCGACCCGATCCGCACCCATCGCGGGCTGGGCTATTCCATCGACGTGGATTGA
- a CDS encoding 23S rRNA (adenine(2030)-N(6))-methyltransferase RlmJ produces MNYRHAFHAGNHADVLKHVVLLALCDTLTAKPAPCFALDTHGGRGLYRLDGESAQKTGEAQDGIARLQAETPKDALLQRYLAAVRACRQVHGAHTYPGSPWLLAHALRAQDRIAACELLPEEAAALKANVAGDARVAVHQRDGYAAIKALLPPRQGDTKFARGLVLIDPPYEAQLDEFDTALASLREGLARWPQGMFALWYPIKQGRVLHPFRRAAAKLPAKSALLLELLVRADDSPLRMNGSGMLLLNAPWQFDAAMQPTLDALRRALGESGASARVEWLRQPA; encoded by the coding sequence ATGAATTACCGCCACGCGTTCCATGCCGGCAACCACGCGGATGTGCTCAAGCACGTCGTCCTGCTGGCGCTGTGCGACACCCTGACCGCCAAGCCAGCGCCCTGCTTCGCGCTGGACACCCACGGCGGGCGCGGCCTGTACCGGCTGGACGGCGAATCGGCGCAGAAAACCGGCGAAGCGCAGGACGGCATCGCCCGCCTGCAAGCCGAAACACCCAAGGATGCCCTGCTGCAACGCTATCTGGCCGCCGTGCGCGCCTGTCGCCAAGTGCACGGCGCCCACACTTATCCGGGCTCGCCCTGGCTGCTGGCGCATGCGCTGCGCGCGCAGGATCGCATCGCTGCCTGCGAGTTGCTGCCGGAAGAAGCCGCTGCGCTGAAAGCCAATGTTGCCGGCGACGCGCGGGTGGCGGTACACCAGCGCGACGGCTATGCGGCAATCAAGGCGCTGCTGCCGCCCAGGCAGGGCGATACCAAATTCGCGCGCGGGCTGGTGCTGATCGACCCGCCCTATGAGGCGCAGTTGGACGAATTCGACACCGCCCTTGCCAGCCTGCGCGAAGGGCTGGCGCGCTGGCCGCAGGGGATGTTCGCGCTCTGGTATCCCATCAAGCAGGGCCGCGTCCTGCATCCGTTCCGGCGCGCCGCCGCCAAGCTGCCGGCGAAATCCGCGCTGCTGCTGGAACTGCTGGTGCGCGCCGACGATTCGCCGCTGCGCATGAACGGCAGCGGCATGCTGCTGCTGAACGCCCCGTGGCAGTTCGATGCCGCGATGCAGCCCACGCTGGACGCCCTGCGCCGCGCGCTGGGCGAGAGCGGCGCCAGCGCACGGGTGGAGTGGCTGCGCCAGCCCGCCTGA
- a CDS encoding DUF805 domain-containing protein, with protein MFCQKCGVENSNDSKFCSGCGKSLGATSVEVGVVSMDSGAVSQMTFGKAISTCFSKYADFNGRSARPEYWWFYLFTVLLSWGAILVDSTQILSLVINLAVLIPVLAAGSRRLHDTNHSGWWQLIAFTVIGLIPLIYWLASKGDDRENDYGNLV; from the coding sequence ATGTTCTGTCAAAAGTGTGGAGTTGAAAACTCAAACGATTCAAAGTTCTGCTCTGGTTGCGGCAAGAGCCTTGGTGCAACCAGCGTCGAAGTCGGTGTGGTTTCCATGGATAGCGGCGCTGTAAGTCAGATGACATTCGGGAAAGCGATATCAACGTGTTTTTCTAAATACGCAGACTTCAATGGCAGGTCTGCCAGGCCAGAGTACTGGTGGTTTTATCTATTTACAGTGCTTCTAAGTTGGGGCGCCATCTTGGTAGACAGTACGCAAATTCTATCTCTGGTTATTAACCTTGCCGTTCTGATCCCTGTTCTCGCAGCGGGCTCTCGCAGGCTTCATGACACGAATCACAGCGGCTGGTGGCAGCTAATCGCGTTTACTGTGATTGGGTTGATCCCCTTGATATATTGGCTCGCAAGTAAGGGAGACGACCGGGAGAATGACTACGGCAATCTGGTATAG
- a CDS encoding DUF808 domain-containing protein, protein MPSSFFALFDDIASLLDDISAMTKVASGKTAGVLGDDLALNAQQVSGIRAERELPVVWAVAKGSLVNKAILVPAALAIAALEAWLTSRGIGVPLILPLLMIGGGYLCFEGVEKLAHKLLHAQEDTQHHVELAHAVSDASVDLLAFEQGKIKGAIRTDFVLSAEIIVISLGTVASQPLLTQLGVLVAIALLMTLGVYGLVGGIVKLDDIGLHLAREGAGRARAALGRAILAFAPRLMKFLSVAGTAAMFLVGGGILVHGLPPLHHAISAWTQGSLAWLWGSLLNGAFGIVAGTLLLGALTLLSRLRGKGLSAH, encoded by the coding sequence ATGCCCTCCAGCTTTTTCGCCCTGTTCGACGACATCGCCAGCCTGCTGGACGATATTTCGGCGATGACCAAGGTGGCCAGCGGCAAGACCGCCGGCGTGCTGGGCGACGACCTGGCCTTGAATGCGCAGCAGGTCAGCGGCATCCGCGCCGAGCGCGAATTGCCGGTGGTCTGGGCCGTGGCCAAGGGGTCACTGGTCAACAAGGCCATCCTGGTGCCGGCCGCGTTGGCCATTGCGGCGCTGGAGGCGTGGCTGACATCGCGCGGCATCGGCGTCCCGCTGATCCTGCCGTTGTTGATGATCGGCGGCGGCTACCTGTGCTTTGAAGGCGTGGAGAAACTGGCGCACAAGCTCCTGCACGCACAGGAAGACACCCAGCACCACGTCGAACTGGCGCACGCCGTCAGCGACGCCTCCGTGGACCTGCTGGCCTTCGAGCAGGGCAAGATCAAGGGCGCAATTCGCACCGATTTCGTGCTGTCTGCCGAAATCATCGTGATCTCGCTGGGCACCGTGGCGTCGCAACCGCTGCTGACCCAGCTCGGCGTGCTGGTCGCCATCGCCTTGCTGATGACGCTGGGCGTGTATGGACTGGTCGGCGGCATCGTCAAGCTCGACGACATCGGCCTGCACCTGGCGCGCGAGGGCGCCGGTCGCGCGCGCGCCGCGCTGGGCCGCGCGATTCTTGCCTTCGCCCCACGGCTGATGAAGTTCCTGTCGGTGGCCGGCACCGCCGCCATGTTCCTGGTCGGCGGCGGCATTCTGGTGCATGGCCTGCCGCCGCTGCATCATGCCATCAGCGCGTGGACGCAAGGCTCACTGGCCTGGCTGTGGGGAAGCCTGCTCAACGGCGCCTTCGGAATCGTGGCCGGCACCCTGCTGCTGGGCGCGCTGACGCTGCTGTCGCGCTTGCGCGGCAAGGGTCTTTCGGCACATTGA
- a CDS encoding integron integrase: protein MWRGKQGVSGNPAHTPGLLQKVRQRCRLCHYSIRTEQAYVAWIWRFIRANGGKHPRGMGKAEVEAFLTGLATEGQVAASTQNQALSALLFLYQKVLEMQLRWLDDVVRAKRPRRLPVVLSRSEVDRLMAMLDGQAWLQAGLLYGTGMRLMECIRMRVKDVDFERREITVRAGKGGGDRRVPLPQRLQDPLRLAVERAGLLGAQDRLAGIGGVWLPHALARKYPNAGNEPGWQYVFPAASPSLDPSSGVVRRHHVDEATLQRAVQRARQRAGIIKPATCHTLRHSFATHLLEAGYDIRTIQELLGHKDVATTQIYTHVLNRGGLGVRSPLDG from the coding sequence ATGTGGCGCGGCAAGCAGGGGGTTTCTGGAAATCCGGCGCATACGCCTGGGCTGCTCCAGAAGGTGCGGCAGCGGTGTCGCCTTTGCCATTACAGCATTCGCACGGAGCAGGCCTATGTTGCATGGATCTGGCGCTTCATTCGTGCCAATGGCGGCAAGCATCCGCGAGGGATGGGCAAGGCAGAGGTTGAAGCCTTTTTGACTGGTTTGGCGACCGAGGGGCAGGTAGCGGCATCGACGCAGAATCAGGCGCTGTCGGCACTGCTGTTCCTGTATCAGAAGGTGCTTGAAATGCAGTTGCGCTGGTTGGACGACGTTGTGCGGGCAAAGCGGCCACGAAGGCTTCCGGTTGTGCTGTCCCGGAGTGAGGTTGATCGCCTCATGGCGATGCTGGACGGGCAGGCATGGCTGCAAGCGGGGCTGTTGTATGGAACCGGGATGCGCTTGATGGAATGCATCCGCATGCGCGTGAAGGATGTCGATTTCGAGCGTCGTGAGATTACCGTTCGCGCCGGCAAGGGAGGCGGAGACCGGCGTGTGCCGCTGCCGCAGCGGCTGCAGGACCCGCTGCGACTGGCGGTTGAGCGCGCCGGACTGTTGGGTGCGCAGGATCGTTTGGCAGGCATTGGCGGGGTCTGGCTGCCGCATGCATTGGCGCGGAAATATCCGAACGCTGGCAACGAACCGGGCTGGCAGTATGTGTTCCCGGCGGCATCTCCCTCTCTGGATCCAAGTAGCGGGGTTGTTCGGCGGCATCATGTCGATGAAGCCACCTTGCAGCGCGCAGTGCAGCGTGCGCGGCAGCGAGCTGGCATCATCAAGCCCGCGACGTGTCACACCCTGCGCCACTCCTTCGCCACCCACCTGCTGGAGGCGGGTTATGACATCCGCACCATTCAGGAGCTGCTTGGGCACAAGGATGTCGCCACGACGCAGATTTACACGCATGTGCTCAATCGTGGTGGTCTGGGTGTGCGCAGTCCGCTGGATGGGTGA
- the nfi gene encoding deoxyribonuclease V (cleaves DNA at apurinic or apyrimidinic sites), translated as MATQSPLPEWSGNGAAMRELQQTLATRVALRDGFPKQLATIAGFDVGFEDDGTTTRAAAVLLDACTLQVIDQQVARLPTRMPYIPGLLSFRELPALLEALAMLKQPPDLVFVDGHGIAHPRRLGIAAHFGVASGLPSIGVAKKILVGSASLALHEMRGAFTPLRDGREQIGWLLRSKPGCLPLVVSPGHRVAMASAPELVMRFVTTYRLPEPTRLADRIASRRDHKPPASG; from the coding sequence ATGGCGACGCAGTCACCTCTACCGGAATGGAGCGGCAATGGTGCCGCCATGCGCGAACTGCAACAGACGCTGGCAACCCGGGTTGCGCTGCGCGACGGCTTTCCGAAACAGTTGGCCACCATCGCCGGCTTCGACGTCGGGTTCGAGGACGACGGCACCACCACCCGCGCCGCCGCCGTGCTGCTGGATGCGTGCACGCTGCAGGTCATCGACCAGCAAGTGGCGCGACTGCCCACCCGCATGCCCTATATCCCCGGCCTGCTCAGCTTCCGCGAATTGCCGGCGCTGCTGGAGGCGCTGGCGATGCTGAAACAGCCGCCTGACCTGGTGTTCGTGGATGGCCACGGCATCGCCCATCCCCGCAGGCTGGGCATTGCCGCGCATTTCGGCGTCGCCAGCGGCCTGCCCAGCATTGGCGTTGCCAAGAAAATCCTCGTAGGCAGCGCAAGCCTGGCCCTGCATGAGATGCGTGGCGCGTTCACGCCGCTGCGCGACGGCCGCGAACAAATCGGCTGGCTGCTGCGCAGCAAGCCCGGCTGCCTGCCACTGGTGGTGTCGCCCGGCCATCGCGTGGCCATGGCCTCCGCGCCGGAACTGGTGATGCGCTTCGTCACCACCTATCGGCTGCCCGAACCCACCCGGCTTGCCGACCGCATCGCCTCTCGGCGCGACCACAAGCCGCCTGCATCAGGCTGA
- a CDS encoding SixA phosphatase family protein: MRTPLLLACLLLAACAGVPAEPAAPATYLLVRHAEKDTTVAKDPPLTTAGQARATRLASQLARTPLSAIYSTPTRRTRETATPTAQSHGLPIEDYDAADAAAFAVRLRKAHPVGTVLIVGHSDTLPPLARILCRCDVSDMDERLYGIRYTVRFDRSGHAQLREDHD, from the coding sequence ATGCGCACACCGTTGTTGCTTGCCTGTTTGCTGCTGGCTGCCTGCGCCGGCGTGCCTGCCGAACCCGCGGCGCCGGCCACCTATCTGCTGGTTCGGCATGCGGAGAAAGACACCACGGTGGCGAAAGACCCACCGCTCACCACCGCCGGCCAGGCGCGCGCCACGCGCCTTGCCTCGCAGCTGGCCAGGACGCCGCTGTCAGCGATCTACAGCACGCCCACTCGCCGCACGCGGGAAACCGCAACGCCCACGGCGCAGTCGCATGGCCTGCCGATCGAAGACTACGATGCTGCCGATGCCGCCGCGTTTGCCGTCCGCCTGCGCAAGGCCCATCCCGTTGGCACCGTGCTCATCGTGGGGCACAGCGACACCCTGCCGCCGCTGGCGCGCATTTTGTGCCGCTGCGACGTCAGCGACATGGACGAGCGCCTCTATGGCATCCGCTACACCGTGCGTTTCGACCGCAGCGGCCATGCCCAACTGCGCGAGGACCACGACTGA